The Inmirania thermothiophila nucleotide sequence CCGGGCTGATGGAGCGCTTCGGGCTCCCGGCCTGGCTCGCCATCCTCGCCACCGTCGCAGTGATGACCGTGCTCGCCGTGGCCATCGAGCGCGTCGTGCTGCGCCCGCTGGTGGGCCAGCCCCACATCATCCTCTTCATGGCCACCATCGGCCTCGCCTACGTCCTGGAGGGGGCGGGCGACCTCATCTGGGGCTCCGACGTCAAGGTCCTCGAGATCGGCCTGCCCCAGGGCGCGAGCGACCTGCTCCTGGACAAGTACGGGCTCTACGTGGAGAAGCTCGAGGCGGTGGCGGCGGTGACCGCGGCGGTGCTGGTGGCGGCGCTCGCCTTCTTCTTCCAGAAGACCAAGGTGGGGCGGGCGCTGCGGGCGGTGGCCGACGATCACCAGGCGGCGCTCTCGGTGGGGATCAACCTCAACACCATCTGGGTGATCGTGTGGGCGGTGGCCGGGGTGGTGGCGCTGGTGGCCGGGATCATGTGGGGCGCCAAGTCCGGGATCCAGTTCTCGCTCTCCCTGATCGCCCTCAAGGCGCTGCCGGTGCTGATGCTCGGCGGCTTCGAGTCGGTGGCCGGGGCCATCGTCGGCGGCATCATCATCGGCATCGGCGAGAAGCTCGCCGAGGTCTACGTGGGCCCGTTCGTGGGCGGGGCCATCGAGTCGTGGTTCGCCTACGTGCTCGCCCTCATCTTCCTGCTCTTCCGGCCCCAGGGGCTGTTCGGCGAGCGCATCATCGAGCGCGTCTGAGCGAGGAGGCGGGGCATGTTCTATCGCGAGGCAGGGCAGTTCAAGACCAGCTACGCCGCCGACCAGGCCATCTTCCCCATCGCCCAGGACCGCTGGTTCATCGCCGCGCTGCTGGCGGTGGCCTACGTGGTCGTCCCCCTCACCGCCGACGAGTACTGGTTCCAGGCGCTGCTCATCCCCTTCCTGGTCTACTCGGTGGCCGCCATCGGCCTCAACATCCTCACCGGCTACTGCGGCCAGCTCTCCCTGGGCACGGGCGGCTTCATGGCCGTGGGCGCCTACGCGAGCTACAAGCTCATGACCGCCTTCCCGGAGCTCAACCTCATCGTCGTCTTCCTGCTCTCGGGGCTCATCACCGCGGCGGTGGGGGTCCTCTTCGGCATTCCCTCGCTCCGCATCAAGGGCTTCTACCTGGCGGTGGCGACCCTCGCGGCCCAGTTCTTCCTCGTCTGGCTCTTCAACAAGGTGCCGTGGTTCTACAACTACAGCGCCACCGGGCAGATCACGGTGCCGGAGGCGGCGCTGTTCGGCATCACCCTCACCGGGCCCGCCGCCTCGCCGGTGGCCAAGTACCTCTTCGTCCTGGCGACGGTGACGGCGCTTGCGCTCTTCGCCAAGAACCTCGCGCGCAGCCGCACGGGACGGTGCTGGATGGCTATCCGCGACATGGACATCGCCGCCGAGATCATCGGCATCCGTCCGCTGGCGACGAAGCTCACCGCCTTCGCCGTCTCCTCCTTCTACGTCGGCATCGCCGGGGCGCTGATGTTCGCGGTCTGGCTGGGCTCGGCCGAGCCCACCGAGGCCTTCAACATCGACAAGTCGTTCCTGGTCCTCTTCATGATCATCATCGGGGGCCTGGGCACCATCCTCGGCTCCTTCTTCGGCGCCGCCTTCATGGTGGTGATGCCCATCGCCCTCAAGAACCTCATGGTGGACGCGCTCGGCTTCTCCACCGGTGTGGCCGAGCACGTGCAGATCATGCTCATGGGGGCGCTCATCGTCTTCTTCCTGATCGTCGAGCCGCACGGAATGGCGCGGCTGTGGCAGATCGGCAAGGAGAAGCTGCGCCTGTGGCCGTTCCCGTACTGAGGGGCGCGGGGGCGTACCGCAGGGGCTTTCGCCCCGGGGCCTGCTAGGCTTCGGGGATGACGGGCCGGGGGGTCCCCGGCCGGCAACCAGAGAGAGAGGGAGGAGAGCACATGAAGCTGAAGACGCTCCTGGGGGGTGCCCTGGCGGCGGCCGTGCTCACGGGCACGGCCTCGGCCGAGCTGGTGATCCCCACGCTGGACTACCGCACCGGGCCCTACGCCCCCAATGGCATCCCCTTCGCCAACGGCTACAGCGACTACTTCACGCTGCTCAACGAGCGCGACGGCGGCATCGAGGGCGTCAAGATCCGCCTCGAGCCCTGCGAGACGGCCTACAACACGCAGAAGGGCGTGGAGTGCTACGAGAAGACCAAGAACGTCGGCTCCGGCGCCCTCGTCTACCAGCCGCTCTCCACCGGCATCACCTACCAGCTCATCCCCAAGGTCACCGAGGACCGCATCCCGATGCACACCATGGGCTACGGGCGCACCTCGGCGGCCAACGGGCGCATCTTCGAGTGGGTCTTCAACTTCCCGCTCACCTACTGGGACGGCGCCACCATCGCGATCCAGTACATCGCCGACCAGGAGGGCGGCTTCGACCGCCTGCGCGGCAAGAAGATCGCCCTGGTCTATCACAACTCGGCCTACGGCAAGGAGCCCATCCGCACCCTCGAGGTGATGGCGGAGAAGTTCGGCTACAAGCTGCTGCTGCTGCCGGTGGACCATCCGGGGCAGGAGCAGAAGGCCACCTGGCTGCAGATCCGCCGCGAGCGGCCCGACTGGGTCCTGATGTGGGGCTGGGGCGTGATGAACCAGGTCGCGATCAAGGAGGCGGCCTCCATCCGCTATCCGATGGACCGCTTCATCGGGGTCTGGTGGTCGGGCTCGGAGAACGACGTCCTGCCGTCGGGGATGGCGGCCAACGGCTACAAGTCGCTGGCCTTCCACGCCGCGGGGGCGGACTTCCCGCTGCACAAGGACATCCTCAAGTACGTCTATGACCGCGGCAAGGCGGTGGATCCGGGCTTCCGCGACCGCGTCGGCGAGGTCCTCTACAACCGCGGTCTGATCGCCGCGGTGTGGGCGGCCGAGGCGATCCGCACCGCGATGCGGATCCACGGCACCAAGAACGTCACCGCGGCCATGGTGCGTGACGGCTTCGAGAACCTCGAGGTGAGCGAGCAGCGCCTGGCGGAGCTGGGGCTGCCGGGCTTCACTTTCGGGATCAAGATCAGCTGCGCCAACCATCGCGGCGCCGGCAAGGCCGCCGTCCAGCAGTGGGACGCCAGGGCCAAGAAGTGGAAGATCGTGAGCAAGTACTACAGCCCGCTGGAGGACGTGGTCTGGCCGCTCATCGAGGAGGACTCGATGAACTACGCCAAGGAGCACGGCATCACGCCGCGCGACTGCAAGTGAGGATGCGGCCGGGGGCGGGCCGCCGCCCCCGGCCCCGAGGACCGACCCCGAGGCATCCCATGGCCGAACCCGCACGCCAGGAGGCGGCCGCCGCCGCGGCCGAGCCCATCCTCTCCGTCAACAACATCGAGGTCATCTACGACCACGTGATCCTGGTCCTCAAGGGCGTCTCCCTGGAGGTGCCCAAGGGCGGCATCGTCGCCCTCCTGGGCGCCAACGGCGCCGGCAAGACGACGACGCTGAAGGCGATCTCGAACCTGCTGCGGGCCGAGCGCGGCGAGGTCACCAAGGGCAGCATCGTCTTCGAGGGCGAGGAGGTGACGCACCTCACCCCCTACGAGCTGGTGCGCCGCGGCTGCATCCAGGTCATGGAGGGGCGGCACTGCTTCGAGCACCTCACGGTGGAGGAGAACCTCCTCACCGGCGCCTACACCCGGCGCGCAAGCCGCGCCGAGATCCGCCGCGACCTGGAGATGGTCTATCACTACTTCCCGCGCCTGAAGGAGCGGCGCAACGCCCAGGCCGGCTACACCTCGGGCGGCGAGCAGCAGATGACCGCCATCGGGCGTGCGCTCATGGCGCGCCCGCGCATGATCCTCCTCGACGAGCCCTCCATGGGGCTTGCGCCGCAGCTCGTGCAGGAGATCTTCGAGATCGTGCACCGGCTCAACGTGGAGGAGGGGGTGAGCTTCCTGCTCGCCGAGCAGAACACCGCCGTCGCCCTGAGGTACGCAAGCTACGGCTACATCCTGGAGACGGGGCGGGTGGTGCTGGACGGCGACGCCGCCACCCTCTCGGAGAACGAGGACGTCAAGGAGTTCTACCTCGGCATCAGCGGCGGCGAGCGCAAGAGCTTCCGCGACGTCAAGCACTACCGCCGGCGCAAGCGCTGGCTGAGCTGAGCGCGAGGCGCTCTCCGCCGCCCAGGGAGCGAGGCCCCACATGCGCGAGCACTACGACGAGCTGGAGACACGGGATCCCGAGGTACGCGAGCGCGGGCTCTTCTCCGCCCTGCCGGGGCTCATCGCCGCCGCCAGGGAGCGCGCGCCGGCCTGGGCGCGCATCCTCGCCGGGGTGGATCCCGCCGAGGTCACCGACCGCGCGGCGCTCGCCCGCCTGCCGGTGACGCGCAAGTCCGCGCTGCTCGCGATGCAGCGCGAGGCGCTGCCCTTCGGCGGCCTCACCACCGTGGCCCCCGGGGAGCTGGCCAGGATCTTCGCCTCGCCGGGCCCCATCTACGACCCGGAGGGGCGCCGCCCGGACTACTGGCGCATGGGCCGGGCGCTCTTCGCCGCCGGCTTCCGCCGCGGCGAGGTGATCCAGAACTGCTTCTCCTACCACATGACCCCCGCGGGCTCCATGCTCGAGGGGGGCGCGGCGGCCCTCGGCTGCGCCGTCATCCCGGCCGGCGTGGGCCAGACCGAGCTGCAGGCCCAGGTGATGGCGGAGGTGCGCCCCGACGGCTACGTGGGCACGCCCTCCTTCCTCAAGATCATCCTCGAGAAGGCCGACGAGCTCGGCCGCGACTGCTCCAGCGTGCGCAAGGCGCTGGTCTCGGCCGAGCCCTTCCCGCCGAGCCTGCGCCAGTACTTCGCCGGCCGCGGCATCACCGCGCGGCAGTGCTACGCCACCGCCGACGTGGGGCTCATCGCCTACGAGTCCGAGGCCGAGGAGGGGCTCATCGTCGACGAGGGGATCCTCCTCGAGATCGTGCGCCCCGGCACCGGCGATCCGGTGGCCGAGGGCGAGGTGGGCGAGGTGGTGGTGACCGTCCTCAACCCGGAGTATCCCCTGATCCGCTTCGGCACCGGCGACCTCTCGGCGGTGATGCCGGGGCCGAGCCCCTGCGGGCGCACCAACGTGCGCATCCGCGGCTGGATGGGGCGTGCCGACCAGACCACCAAGGTGCGGGGCATGTTCGTGCGTCCCGAGCAGGTGGCGGAGATCGTCCGCCGCCATCCGGAGATCCGCCGCGCCCGCCTCGTGGTGGACCGCGACGACGTGCGCGACACCATGGTGCTGCGCTGCGAGGTGGCGGGCGCGCCGGAGGGTCTTGCCGAGGCCGTGGCCGCCACCATCCAGGCGGTGACCAAGCTGCGCGGCGAGGTGGAGCTGGTCCCGCCGGGCAGCCTCCCCAACGACGGCAAGGTGATCGACGATGTGCGCAAGTTCGACTGAGGCCCCCGCGGGGCGGGAAGGGCGCATCAGCCGCTTCCCGGTGCCGCGCCTCGAGGACCTGCCCGAGGACATCCGCGCCCGCATCGAGGCGGTGCAGGCCAAGGCCGGGTTCATCCCCAACGTGTTCCTGGCGCTGGCGCACCGGCCGGACGAGTTCCGCGCCTTCTTCGCCTATCACGACGCGCTCATGCTCAAGGAGGGGGGGCTGAGCAAGGCCGAGCGCGAGATGATCGTCGTCGCCACCAGCGCGGCCAACCAGTGCCACTACTGCGTCATCGCCCACGGCGCGATCCTGCGCGTCTACGCCAAGGATCCCCTCATCGCCGACCAGGTGGCCATCAACTACCGCAAGGCCGACATCACGCCCCGCCAGCGCGCGATGCTGGACTTCGCCCTCAAGGTGGCGCTGCGCGCCCACGAGATCGGCGACGAGGACTACGCGCGCCTGCGCGCCCACGGCTTCAGCGACGAGGACATCTGGGACATCGGCGCCATCGCCGCCTTCTTCGGCCTCTCCAACCGCATGGCGAACCTCATCGACATGCGGCCCAACGACGAGTTCTACCTCCTCGGCCGCCTGCCCCGCGACGGGGGCTGAGCGGCGGCCCCCGGCGCGCTCACATGTTGGGATAGTTGGGGCCGCCGCCGCCCTCGGGCACGGTCCAGACGATGTTCTGGGTCGGGTCCTTGATGTCGCAGGTCTTGCAGTGGACGCAGTTGGCGAAGTTGATCTGCAGCCGCGGCCCCCGGCCCTCCTCCTCGACGATCTCGTAGACCCCGGCCGGGCAGTAGCGCTGCTCGGGGGCGTCGTAGCGGGCGAGGTTGACCCGGATCGGCACCTCGGGGTCGCGCAGCCTCAGATGCGGCGGCTGGTTCTCCTCGTGGAAGACGTTGGCCAGCGCCACCGAGCTCAGGCGGTCGAAGGTGATCACCCCGTCGGGCTTCGGATAGGCGATGGGGCGGCACTCGGCGGCGGGGCGCAGCCGGGCGTGATCCGGCTCGCGGTGGCGCAGCGTCCACGGGGCGCGGCCGCGCAGCAGGTAGGTCTCCAGCGCCGAGTAGGCCATCCCGCCCCAGAGCCCCCAGCGGAAGGCGGGGCGGATGTTGCGCACGCGGTAGAGCTCGTCCCAGAGCCAGGAGCGGCGCAGCGCCTCGGGGTAGCCCGCCGGCTCGCGCTCGTCGCGCGCCAGCGCGTCGAAGACCGCCTCGGCGGCGACCATGGCCGACTTCATGGCGGTGTGGGTGCCCTTGATCTTGGGCACGTTGAGGAAGCCTGCGGCGCAGCCGATGAGGGCGCCGCCCGGGAAGGTCAGGTGGGGGATGGCCTGGAAGCCGCCCTCGTTGAGGGCGCGGGCGCCGTAGGCGATGCGCCGCCCGCCCTCGAAGGTGGGCCGGATGGCCGGATGCAGCTTGAAGCGCTGCATCTCCTGGAACGGGCTGAGGTAGGGGTTCTCGTAGTCGAGCCCCACCACGAAGCCCACCGCCACCAGGTTCTCCTCCAGGTGGTAGAGGAAGGAGCCGCCGTAGG carries:
- a CDS encoding branched-chain amino acid ABC transporter permease translates to MLFFLETTISGLMSGVMYALVALGFVLIYKASGVFNFAQGVMALFAGLTLAGLMERFGLPAWLAILATVAVMTVLAVAIERVVLRPLVGQPHIILFMATIGLAYVLEGAGDLIWGSDVKVLEIGLPQGASDLLLDKYGLYVEKLEAVAAVTAAVLVAALAFFFQKTKVGRALRAVADDHQAALSVGINLNTIWVIVWAVAGVVALVAGIMWGAKSGIQFSLSLIALKALPVLMLGGFESVAGAIVGGIIIGIGEKLAEVYVGPFVGGAIESWFAYVLALIFLLFRPQGLFGERIIERV
- a CDS encoding branched-chain amino acid ABC transporter permease — translated: MFYREAGQFKTSYAADQAIFPIAQDRWFIAALLAVAYVVVPLTADEYWFQALLIPFLVYSVAAIGLNILTGYCGQLSLGTGGFMAVGAYASYKLMTAFPELNLIVVFLLSGLITAAVGVLFGIPSLRIKGFYLAVATLAAQFFLVWLFNKVPWFYNYSATGQITVPEAALFGITLTGPAASPVAKYLFVLATVTALALFAKNLARSRTGRCWMAIRDMDIAAEIIGIRPLATKLTAFAVSSFYVGIAGALMFAVWLGSAEPTEAFNIDKSFLVLFMIIIGGLGTILGSFFGAAFMVVMPIALKNLMVDALGFSTGVAEHVQIMLMGALIVFFLIVEPHGMARLWQIGKEKLRLWPFPY
- a CDS encoding ABC transporter substrate-binding protein is translated as MKLKTLLGGALAAAVLTGTASAELVIPTLDYRTGPYAPNGIPFANGYSDYFTLLNERDGGIEGVKIRLEPCETAYNTQKGVECYEKTKNVGSGALVYQPLSTGITYQLIPKVTEDRIPMHTMGYGRTSAANGRIFEWVFNFPLTYWDGATIAIQYIADQEGGFDRLRGKKIALVYHNSAYGKEPIRTLEVMAEKFGYKLLLLPVDHPGQEQKATWLQIRRERPDWVLMWGWGVMNQVAIKEAASIRYPMDRFIGVWWSGSENDVLPSGMAANGYKSLAFHAAGADFPLHKDILKYVYDRGKAVDPGFRDRVGEVLYNRGLIAAVWAAEAIRTAMRIHGTKNVTAAMVRDGFENLEVSEQRLAELGLPGFTFGIKISCANHRGAGKAAVQQWDARAKKWKIVSKYYSPLEDVVWPLIEEDSMNYAKEHGITPRDCK
- a CDS encoding ABC transporter ATP-binding protein, which produces MAEPARQEAAAAAAEPILSVNNIEVIYDHVILVLKGVSLEVPKGGIVALLGANGAGKTTTLKAISNLLRAERGEVTKGSIVFEGEEVTHLTPYELVRRGCIQVMEGRHCFEHLTVEENLLTGAYTRRASRAEIRRDLEMVYHYFPRLKERRNAQAGYTSGGEQQMTAIGRALMARPRMILLDEPSMGLAPQLVQEIFEIVHRLNVEEGVSFLLAEQNTAVALRYASYGYILETGRVVLDGDAATLSENEDVKEFYLGISGGERKSFRDVKHYRRRKRWLS
- a CDS encoding phenylacetate--CoA ligase family protein, whose product is MREHYDELETRDPEVRERGLFSALPGLIAAARERAPAWARILAGVDPAEVTDRAALARLPVTRKSALLAMQREALPFGGLTTVAPGELARIFASPGPIYDPEGRRPDYWRMGRALFAAGFRRGEVIQNCFSYHMTPAGSMLEGGAAALGCAVIPAGVGQTELQAQVMAEVRPDGYVGTPSFLKIILEKADELGRDCSSVRKALVSAEPFPPSLRQYFAGRGITARQCYATADVGLIAYESEAEEGLIVDEGILLEIVRPGTGDPVAEGEVGEVVVTVLNPEYPLIRFGTGDLSAVMPGPSPCGRTNVRIRGWMGRADQTTKVRGMFVRPEQVAEIVRRHPEIRRARLVVDRDDVRDTMVLRCEVAGAPEGLAEAVAATIQAVTKLRGEVELVPPGSLPNDGKVIDDVRKFD
- a CDS encoding peroxidase-related enzyme, with product MCASSTEAPAGREGRISRFPVPRLEDLPEDIRARIEAVQAKAGFIPNVFLALAHRPDEFRAFFAYHDALMLKEGGLSKAEREMIVVATSAANQCHYCVIAHGAILRVYAKDPLIADQVAINYRKADITPRQRAMLDFALKVALRAHEIGDEDYARLRAHGFSDEDIWDIGAIAAFFGLSNRMANLIDMRPNDEFYLLGRLPRDGG
- a CDS encoding electron transfer flavoprotein-ubiquinone oxidoreductase, producing MEREAMPFDVVIVGAGPAGLSAAIRLRQLAAEHDRDLSVCVLEKGSEVGAHILSGCVIEPRSLDELIPDWRERGAPLHTPVTEDRFLFLTERGARRLPTPPQMRNHGNYIISLGNLCRWLAEQAEALGVEIFPGFAAAEVLYDEDGAVRGVATGDMGIGRDGKPTANYTPGVELHARMTLFAEGCRGSLTQGLFERFGLREGVDPQTYGIGIKELWEVQPERHQPGLVIHTVGWPLDAHTYGGSFLYHLEENLVAVGFVVGLDYENPYLSPFQEMQRFKLHPAIRPTFEGGRRIAYGARALNEGGFQAIPHLTFPGGALIGCAAGFLNVPKIKGTHTAMKSAMVAAEAVFDALARDEREPAGYPEALRRSWLWDELYRVRNIRPAFRWGLWGGMAYSALETYLLRGRAPWTLRHREPDHARLRPAAECRPIAYPKPDGVITFDRLSSVALANVFHEENQPPHLRLRDPEVPIRVNLARYDAPEQRYCPAGVYEIVEEEGRGPRLQINFANCVHCKTCDIKDPTQNIVWTVPEGGGGPNYPNM